DNA from Flexistipes sp.:
CACTTCATGGCCAGCACTTCGCCTATTCTCATCCCTGTGAAAAACAGTACAACAAACATTGTATAGATGTGATGTGGGTGGTTTTCTGATAAGTGATCGAGTATCCTGATAACCTCTTCTTTTTCAAACGGATGGATTTCAGGGTTTTCCACCTTTAAATTCTTAATCTCCTTTTTCAGGTCTTCGGCGATATAGTTTCTTTTTCTGGCATACTCAAGAACACCTCTGAGTATTATCAGATGATTATTTACAGCCTTGTTGCACAATTCGTATTCTTCCTTGAGAAATAATACGAAATCATCAAGATCGGCCAAATCGATATTGTTGATTTTTCTGCCTTCGAAAAATTCCAATATTTTTTTGGAGTTGTGTTCATAGCCTTTAAAGGTGGTTCGCTTTAAAAGGGTCTTCTGTCTTTTCATATACATTTCCATTACTTCATGGAAATATTTGGATGCCTTAACCCTTCTGGTCCTGCTTTTCTTATATTCAGGGAACCACTTTTCCAGGATAAACGTGCCTTCTGATATTTCATGTTTGATGATGGTGTGGTTCGCTTGTTGCAATGCCCTGTTTTTCTTTGTGTCATCCAATCCAAGCGGAATGCGGTATTGTCTATCGTCATATGTAAAACTCATCCACAGTTTATTATTTCTCGCATATACACCCATAAACTACCTCCGTTCACCACGGAGGCCGAAATACTCAAGCATCCTCTCCTTAATAAAACGGACATTTCTGCCTACATAGATGTAATGATAACCTTTCCTCAGCTTCTTCTTAAACTTGGTGTTTCTCAATGACTGCGGGTTCCACTTGATAATTTCTGCCATTTCATCAGTTGTCAGTAGTGTTTCACCGTCAGTTTCCGCAGTCACGTGTTCTGATACCACTTTTTGAAGACGCTGAATTTCATCGGTTACATCGATAAGGGCAGTCTTGCCGTTAACAGAGATTTGCCTGAAATATCTTTCATTTGCCTCT
Protein-coding regions in this window:
- a CDS encoding tyrosine-type recombinase/integrase → MGVYARNNKLWMSFTYDDRQYRIPLGLDDTKKNRALQQANHTIIKHEISEGTFILEKWFPEYKKSRTRRVKASKYFHEVMEMYMKRQKTLLKRTTFKGYEHNSKKILEFFEGRKINNIDLADLDDFVLFLKEEYELCNKAVNNHLIILRGVLEYARKRNYIAEDLKKEIKNLKVENPEIHPFEKEEVIRILDHLSENHPHHIYTMFVVLFFTGMRIGEVLAMKWKYLNLDKGYYFTKERITGGDLDTVKTKRSKRYVKLSKKVIKELRNYQAFVESGNEFMFINKYGMPYHSSAKIKKSYWLPTLKALNIPYRIIYQTRHTYASLALEAGDRIGFVAKQLGHQNFETLFKVYANFMENEDYESKFDDYLIA